The following coding sequences are from one Eucalyptus grandis isolate ANBG69807.140 chromosome 11, ASM1654582v1, whole genome shotgun sequence window:
- the LOC104425027 gene encoding ATP-dependent DNA helicase PIF1: protein MGMRVLAALKCAYRNYGSSKTPAAPPRKPAPGKEPREAGSKKDRPKGARAARTSTRTRHLQWTEEQTRIISAVSGGQSVFVTGSAGTGKTALLKHIIKLLKDSLGRSRVFVTASTGVAACALRGQTLHSFAGIRNPSHRASALDIYMDKKACKRWKKVRALFIDEISMVDGELFDDLECIAREVRESGETWGGIQLIVTGDFLQLPPIPRNGNCMSRKQFAFEADCWQSSFDLQIELTKVFRQSDERLVKVLQGIRKGQISPDDWEFLEESCASDEPDPSVVQLYPRNEDVNEVNNSRIEELAAEGYFFTAADSGSDPWKRQVQRGMAPDEIFLCKGARVMLIKNKNTSRGLVNGAVGTVVEFVKPQDRDVSELCSEGVLPVVKFDSGRTVVIELETWYVVDGDSVVAQRKQIPLILAWALSIHKCQGMSLDSLHTDLTRSFGYGMVYVALSRVRSLSGLHLSGFDPTIIKAHPKALEFYERLAHQHNKRSEDDGSSEEEHGCSDLVDHSS from the coding sequence ATGGGGATGAGGGTTCTTGCTGCGTTGAAGTGCGCTTACAGAAACTACGGCAGCAGCAAGACCCCGGCGGCGCCCCCTAGGAAACCCGCTCCGGGCAAGGAGCCGCGCGAGGCCGGGAGCAAGAAGGACCGCCCGAAAGGCGCCAGGGCCGCCAGGACCTCCACCAGGACCCGCCATTTGCAGTGGACCGAGGAGCAGACCCGAATCATATCGGCGGTTTCCGGCGGCCAGTCCGTCTTCGTCACCGGGTCGGCCGGCACGGGGAAGACCGCCCTGctcaagcatatcatcaagcTGTTGAAGGACTCgctgggccggtccagggtttTCGTGACTGCGTCCACCGGGGTGGCCGCCTGCGCGCTCCGCGGGCAGACCCTGCACTCCTTCGCGGGCATCAGGAACCCCAGCCACAGAGCTTCGGCTTTGGACATTTACATGGACAAGAAGGCGTGCAAGAGGTGGAAGAAGGTCCGGGCCCTGTTTATAGATGAGATCAGTATGGTGGACGGCGAGCTGTTCGACGATCTTGAATGTATTGCTAGAGAGGTGCGGGAATCGGGCGAGACTTGGGGAGGGATTCAGCTCATCGTGACCGGGGACTTCTTGCAGCTGCCGCCGATACCAAGAAATGGGAATTGCATGTCGAGGAAACAATTCGCTTTCGAAGCCGACTGTTGGCAATCAAGCTTCGACTTGCAGATTGAGCTTACCAAAGTATTCAGGCAATCGGATGAAAGGCTCGTTAAGGTGCTTCAGGGCATAAGGAAAGGCCAGATCAGTCCTGACGACTGGGAATTCCTAGAAGAATCTTGTGCATCCGATGAGCCAGATCCTTCCGTTGTTCAGCTATATCCACGGAACGAGGATGTCAATGAGGTGAACAATTCCAGAATTGAAGAGCTGGCAGCAGAGGGCTATTTCTTTACAGCAGCCGATAGCGGCAGTGATCCTTGGAAGAGGCAAGTCCAGCGGGGCATGGCGCCTGATGAGATCTTTCTCTGCAAAGGCGCCAGGGTGATGCTGATAAAGAACAAGAACACTTCGCGTGGGCTCGTGAACGGTGCTGTCGGTACAGTAGTTGAATTTGTGAAGCCACAGGATAGGGACGTCTCCGAACTATGTTCCGAAGGTGTCTTGCCAGTGGTGAAGTTCGATTCCGGCAGGACAGTGGTTATCGAGCTGGAGACGTGGTACGTGGTGGATGGAGATTCCGTGGTTGCTCAGAGGAAGCAGATTCCCCTCATACTGGCTTGGGCTCTAAGCATCCACAAGTGCCAGGGCATGAGCCTGGACAGTCTCCATACTGATCTAACCAGGAGTTTCGGGTACGGGATGGTTTATGTCGCTCTGTCCCGAGTGAGGAGCTTGAGCGGGCTCCATTTATCTGGCTTCGATCCCACCATCATCAAGGCGCACCCGAAAGCGCTGGAGTTCTATGAACGTCTAGCTCATCAGCACAACAAAAGGAGCGAGGATGACGGCTCAAGCGAGGAAGAGCATGGTTGCAGTGACTTGGTTGATCACTCTTCCTGA
- the LOC104425028 gene encoding zinc finger BED domain-containing protein RICESLEEPER 1 produces the protein MDLSDAVIINSSRLKSVVWNDFDRVKKGDLCVAICRHCKKKLSGSSTSGTSHLRNHLIRCQRRSNHDITQLIPARERKRERPLAIANFSFNQEQKKDEGLNLVNIKFDSDQVKDDNANAVTVGSNYDQRRSQFDLARMIIIHGYPLNMVEHVGFKVFVKNLQPLFELVTTNKIEADCLEIYEKEKQKVFEVLDKLPGRISLSIDAWAGSGDVQYFCLAAYFIDESWQLKKKILNFVSVDSSHTDDMQADVIMTCLMDWDIDRKLFSMTFDGSSSDFFVLRIRDRLSQNRFLYGSGQLFEVRCVATVLNQMVQDNLEALGEVIYKIRESIRYVKSSQAMLEKLNKLAQQESIETEKCLSLDNSFRWDSTYRMLEVALEYKTAFSLLRELDPLFTVCPSDVEWERASAITGYLNVFLEVMNDFSRSRYPTANIYFPLICDIHLKLIGWCKSSDDYISSLALKMRSRFDEYWDKCSLGLAVAAFLDPRFKMKLVEYYFPQIYGSTSLERIDEISSRIKALYNEHSIGSPLSTLHHGQAWQVGGSTGSLSGPGNDAKDRLVGFDKFLNETSQSDGTKSDLDKYLEEPLFPRNVDFNVLNWWKVHTPRYPILSMMARNVLGTPMSKVHSESVFNMGGRVLERDRSSLSSATLQALMCSQDWIKSELES, from the coding sequence ATGGACTTGTCAGATGCAGTTATAATTAATTCTAGCAGATTAAAATCAGTTGTCTGGAACGACTTTGATAGAGTTAAGAAAGGTGATCTCTGCGTGGCTATATGTAGGCACTGTAAAAAGAAACTGAGTGGCTCAAGTACTAGTGGTACTTCTCATTTGAGAAATCATTTGATCAGGTGTCAGAGAAGATCTAATCATGATATTACTCAACTCATTCCGGcaagggaaaggaaaagggagCGACCCCTTGCTATTGCAAATTTCAGTTTTAATCAAGAGCAGAAAAAGGATGAAGGGCTAAATCTTGTGAATATCAAATTTGATTCCGACCAGGTGAAAGATGATAATGCAAATGCTGTGACTGTGGGTAGTAACTACGATCAAAGGAGAAGCCAGTTTGATCTTGCGCGTATGATCATTATACATGGCTATCCTCTGAATATGGTTGAGCATGTGGGGTTCAAGGTGTTTGTCAAGAATTTGCAGCCTCTTTTTGAGCTTGTGACAACAAATAAAATAGAGGCTGACTGCTTGGAAATCTAcgaaaaagagaagcaaaaggtTTTCGAGGTCTTGGATAAATTGCCTGGTAGAATTAGCCTCAGTATAGATGCTTGGGCTGGTTCTGGTGATGTTCAATACTTCTGTTTGGCTGCTTATTTCATTGATGAATCTTGgcagctgaagaagaagatactGAATTTTGTGTCAGTGGACTCTTCTCACACGGATGACATGCAAGCAGATGTCATCATGACTTGTCTCATGGACTGGGACATTGACCGTAAATTGTTTTCCATGACTTTTGATGGTTCTTCTTCGGACTTCTTTGTTCTCAGAATCAGAGATCGTCTATCACAGAACAGGTTTCTTTATGGTAGTGGCCAACTTTTTGAAGTGCGATGCGTCGCTACTGTTCTCAATCAGATGGTTCAGGATAACTTGGAAGCGCTAGGGGAGGTAATTTACAAAATTAGGGAAAGTATTCGGTACGTCAAAAGTTCACAAGCGATGTTAGAGAAGCTCAACAAGCTGGCCCAACAAGAAAGTATCGAGACTGAAAAGTGCTTATCTCTTGATAACAGCTTCAGATGGGACTCGACTTACAGGATGCTTGAGGTTGCCTTGGAGTACAAGACCGCATTTTCTCTTCTGAGGGAACTGGACCCGCTTTTCACAGTTTGTCCTTCTGATGTGGAGTGGGAGAGAGCCAGCGCCATTACCGGTTACTTGAATGTCTTTCTGGAGGTCATGAATGATTTCTCCCGAAGCAGATACCCGACTGCAAATATATACTTCCCTCTGATATGCGATATTCATTTGAAGTTGATAGGGTGGTGTAAGAGTTCAGATGATTACATCAGTTCTCTGGCCTTGAAGATGAGAAGCAGATTCGACGAGTACTGGGATAAATGTAGTTTGGGACTAGCTGTTGCAGCCTTTTTGGACCCTCGATTTAAGATGAAGTTGGTAGAGTATTACTTCCCCCAAATTTATGGTAGTACTTCCCTCGAACGCATTGATGAGATATCCAGCCGAATCAAGGCGCTTTACAATGAACACTCCATTGGATCTCCATTATCAACTCTTCATCATGGTCAGGCATGGCAAGTTGGTGGCAGTACCGGGAGCTTGTCGGGTCCTGGGAACGACGCGAAGGATAGGCTGGTCGGGTTCGATAAGTTCCTCAATGAAACTTCTCAGAGTGATGGCACGAAATCAGATTTGGACAAGTACTTGGAGGAGCCTCTCTTTCCTCGGAACGTCGATTTCAACGTGTTGAACTGGTGGAAAGTTCACACCCCGAGGTATCCCATATTGTCTATGATGGCACGAAATGTGCTTGGCACTCCGATGTCGAAAGTTCACTCGGAGTCGGTGTTCAACATGGGTGGCAGGGTGCTCGAGCGGGACCGCAGTTCTCTCAGCTCAGCGACCTTGCAAGCACTGATGTGTTCCCAAGATTGGATAAAAAGTGAACTAGAGAGTTGA